The Trinickia acidisoli genome includes a window with the following:
- a CDS encoding LysE family translocator yields MHYLPILLQIAVIYLIAAASPGPNFFMVTQLSLAGRRGLGAASALGVCTASMLWVTLAMLGLAAVLQRLEWLYTGVRIAGAIYLVYFGLKLLRASTRRSPAPQVHDSGAEPIAHGAAAWLRSYRSGFVTCATNPKSCAFWTSVFAAMFPAHPPLWFYGAVFATIGSLSASWYCGIAFMFATERTQRGYRKLRRPIDAFCGAALVGLGAKLVAER; encoded by the coding sequence ATGCATTACTTGCCGATTCTTCTGCAAATTGCCGTCATCTATCTGATTGCCGCGGCCAGCCCCGGACCGAACTTCTTCATGGTCACGCAGCTTTCGCTTGCAGGCAGGCGCGGGCTTGGCGCCGCTTCCGCGCTCGGGGTCTGCACGGCATCGATGCTCTGGGTGACGCTGGCCATGCTCGGGCTCGCGGCCGTGCTGCAACGGCTCGAGTGGCTCTACACCGGCGTGCGCATCGCCGGCGCGATCTACCTCGTCTATTTCGGCCTGAAGCTGCTGCGTGCAAGCACTCGCCGCAGCCCGGCGCCGCAAGTTCACGACAGCGGCGCGGAGCCGATCGCGCACGGTGCGGCGGCGTGGCTGCGTTCCTACCGCTCGGGGTTCGTCACCTGCGCGACGAATCCGAAGTCGTGCGCGTTCTGGACGAGCGTGTTCGCGGCGATGTTTCCCGCGCATCCGCCGCTTTGGTTCTATGGCGCGGTGTTCGCGACGATCGGTTCGCTGTCGGCTAGCTGGTACTGCGGCATCGCGTTCATGTTCGCCACCGAGCGCACCCAGCGCGGCTATCGCAAACTGCGCAGGCCGATCGACGCGTTCTGCGGCGCCGCACTCGTCGGGCTCGGCGCGAAGCTCGTCGCCGAGCGATAG
- a CDS encoding ferredoxin--NADP reductase: MSNLNPQTVLSVHHWTDTLFSFTCTRDASFRFENGQFTMVGLEVDGKPLIRAYSMASANYEENLEFLSIKVQDGPLTSRLQHLKVGDQVLIGKKPTGTLMADNLLPGKTLWLLSTGTGLAPFMSIIKDPDVYDRYEKVVLTHTCRFVDELAYKEYITDHLPAHEDIGELVREKLVYYPTVTRETFHNRGRITELIDTQKLFEDLNVPPFSLENDRVMLCGSPHMLRDTRELLDGLGFKEGSNNEPGHYVVEKAFVG, encoded by the coding sequence ATGAGCAATCTGAACCCGCAAACCGTCCTCTCCGTCCATCACTGGACCGATACGCTCTTTAGCTTCACCTGTACCCGCGATGCGTCGTTTCGCTTCGAAAACGGGCAATTCACGATGGTCGGGCTCGAAGTCGACGGCAAGCCGCTGATCCGCGCCTACAGCATGGCAAGCGCGAACTACGAGGAAAACCTCGAATTCCTGAGCATCAAGGTGCAGGACGGCCCGCTCACGTCGCGTCTGCAACACTTGAAGGTCGGCGATCAAGTTCTCATCGGCAAGAAGCCGACGGGCACGCTCATGGCCGACAACCTGCTGCCGGGCAAGACGCTCTGGCTGCTCTCGACGGGTACGGGGCTCGCGCCGTTCATGTCGATCATCAAGGACCCGGACGTCTACGACCGCTACGAGAAGGTCGTCCTCACGCACACGTGCCGGTTCGTCGACGAACTCGCTTACAAGGAATACATCACCGATCACCTGCCGGCCCACGAGGACATCGGCGAGCTCGTTCGCGAGAAGCTCGTCTATTACCCGACCGTCACGCGTGAGACGTTCCACAACCGCGGCCGGATCACCGAACTCATCGACACGCAGAAGCTGTTCGAGGACCTGAACGTGCCCCCGTTCTCGCTCGAGAACGACCGCGTCATGCTCTGCGGCAGCCCCCATATGCTGCGCGATACGCGCGAACTGCTCGACGGGCTCGGCTTCAAGGAAGGCAGTAACAACGAGCCGGGCCACTACGTCGTCGAAAAGGCGTTCGTCGGCTAA
- a CDS encoding endonuclease/exonuclease/phosphatase family protein: protein MRNPEDLMQTGAASPQKKDFVAVSWNLHKGRSPLGFTAWKAMQRWVESTHADVYFLQEAMARRMPGPVLATSFGAPVHEPLADVWECQATEIAHALDLDIALGPNVFKPSWRHGNAILSPHPLDLGGRWDISAHRFERRGLLVARAAFAGQSVTLLCAHLALTRSARMRQMNWIAHWIAREAPAGPLVLAGDFNDWRNDSVGIFGEHGLVEVATLLGQPARTFPAFSPALALDKMFVRGMQPIACVQPTQETAWLSDHLPYIARLELSDLPVEVR, encoded by the coding sequence ATGCGAAACCCCGAAGACCTCATGCAGACAGGTGCGGCAAGCCCGCAAAAGAAAGACTTCGTCGCGGTGAGCTGGAACCTGCACAAGGGTCGATCGCCGCTCGGCTTCACCGCCTGGAAGGCGATGCAGCGCTGGGTCGAATCGACGCATGCCGACGTCTATTTCCTACAGGAAGCGATGGCGCGGCGCATGCCGGGCCCGGTGCTCGCGACGAGCTTCGGTGCGCCCGTGCACGAGCCGCTCGCGGACGTCTGGGAATGCCAGGCGACCGAAATCGCCCATGCGCTCGACCTGGACATCGCGCTCGGGCCGAACGTCTTCAAGCCGTCGTGGCGCCATGGCAACGCAATCCTCTCGCCGCATCCGCTCGATCTCGGCGGACGCTGGGACATTTCAGCGCACCGGTTCGAGCGGCGCGGCTTGCTCGTCGCACGCGCGGCATTCGCGGGCCAATCCGTCACGCTGTTGTGCGCCCATCTCGCGCTCACGCGCTCGGCTCGGATGCGGCAGATGAATTGGATCGCCCATTGGATCGCGCGCGAGGCGCCGGCCGGGCCGCTCGTGCTCGCGGGCGACTTCAACGACTGGCGCAACGATTCGGTCGGGATCTTCGGCGAGCATGGGCTCGTCGAGGTCGCGACGCTGCTCGGGCAGCCGGCCCGCACGTTCCCCGCGTTCTCGCCGGCGCTCGCGCTCGACAAGATGTTCGTGCGCGGCATGCAGCCGATCGCCTGCGTCCAGCCTACGCAGGAAACCGCGTGGCTTTCCGACCACTTGCCCTACATCGCCCGTCTCGAATTGAGCGACTTACCCGTCGAAGTGCGTTAG
- the rqpR gene encoding response regulator transcription factor RqpR (The RqpSR system (Regulating Quorum sensing and Pathogenicity Sensor kinase and Response regulator) co-occurs with and modulates the expression of cis-2-dodecenoic acid quorum-sensing systems.), translated as MTLRILLVDDHAIVRQGVRQLLLNHGVAREVVEADSGAQALASLDGAPFDIVLLDISLPDMNGVEVLKRVKRRAPRAPVMMFSMYREDQYAVRSIKAGAAGYLSKAVTAAQMIEAIRQVASGRKYVSPALAEALADYVSFDNDHLPHEKLSDREYQTLCMLASGKRLTDIAHALSLSVKTVSVYRARLLEKMKLRNNAELTFYVMSNRLVDLNPAMTA; from the coding sequence ATGACGCTCAGAATCCTGCTCGTCGACGACCACGCCATCGTCCGCCAAGGCGTTCGCCAGCTCTTGCTCAACCACGGCGTCGCGCGCGAGGTCGTCGAAGCCGACAGCGGCGCGCAGGCGCTCGCGAGCCTCGACGGCGCCCCGTTCGACATCGTCTTGCTCGACATTTCGCTGCCCGACATGAACGGCGTGGAAGTGCTCAAGCGCGTGAAGCGCCGCGCGCCGCGCGCCCCCGTCATGATGTTCTCCATGTACCGCGAGGATCAGTACGCCGTGCGCTCCATCAAGGCGGGCGCCGCCGGCTATTTGTCGAAGGCGGTGACGGCCGCGCAGATGATCGAAGCCATCCGCCAGGTGGCCTCGGGCCGCAAATACGTGAGCCCCGCGCTCGCGGAGGCGCTTGCCGATTACGTCTCCTTCGACAACGACCACTTGCCGCACGAAAAGCTGTCGGACCGTGAGTATCAGACGCTTTGCATGCTTGCCTCGGGCAAGCGGCTGACCGACATCGCCCACGCGCTCTCGCTATCCGTGAAGACGGTCAGCGTCTACCGCGCGCGGCTGCTCGAAAAGATGAAACTGCGCAACAACGCGGAACTCACGTTCTACGTGATGAGCAATCGGCTCGTCGATCTCAACCCGGCGATGACGGCCTGA
- a CDS encoding sensor histidine kinase, producing the protein MSQRLANSTDFFEERGGERAERRLRELATELTEAREAIKRHVARELHDGLGAELTAARFALANVEHALSAGGDPSAAAQALALAQQSIDAACEAGRRLVQELHAPNVEGGIVAALAQWTRTFAQRTGLATSFVCAADVRLTQLPPDAALAVMRVAQEALNNVAKHADASRADICIQTDAKRLTLVIEDDGRGMPPRARRAGAPDSASARGFGLPGLRARCEAFGGALRIASRLRDESCTPWLGTWPAADAGAPAARSGTTVRAHFLWAAMAHGQSAATGQRPTRVTRAR; encoded by the coding sequence ATGAGTCAACGTCTGGCCAATTCGACCGATTTTTTCGAAGAGCGTGGCGGCGAGCGCGCCGAGAGGCGTCTGCGCGAACTTGCGACCGAACTGACGGAAGCGCGTGAAGCGATCAAGCGGCACGTCGCCCGCGAGCTCCATGACGGGCTCGGCGCCGAGCTGACGGCGGCACGCTTCGCACTCGCCAACGTCGAGCACGCGTTGAGCGCGGGCGGCGATCCCTCGGCGGCTGCGCAAGCGCTCGCGCTCGCGCAGCAATCGATCGATGCCGCGTGCGAAGCCGGCCGCCGCCTGGTTCAAGAACTGCACGCACCGAACGTCGAGGGCGGTATCGTCGCGGCGCTCGCCCAGTGGACGCGGACGTTCGCGCAGCGCACGGGCCTCGCGACGAGCTTCGTCTGCGCTGCCGACGTACGTCTCACGCAACTGCCGCCCGACGCGGCGCTCGCCGTGATGCGCGTGGCCCAGGAAGCGTTGAACAACGTGGCCAAGCACGCCGACGCTTCGCGCGCCGACATCTGCATCCAGACCGATGCGAAGCGCTTGACGCTCGTCATCGAGGACGACGGCCGCGGCATGCCGCCGCGCGCGCGCCGCGCCGGTGCACCCGACTCGGCCAGCGCTCGCGGCTTCGGCCTGCCCGGCCTGCGCGCTCGCTGCGAAGCGTTCGGCGGCGCGCTACGCATCGCCTCGCGGCTACGTGACGAATCGTGCACGCCTTGGCTTGGGACATGGCCTGCTGCCGACGCCGGCGCACCGGCCGCGCGCTCGGGCACGACCGTGCGCGCGCACTTCCTGTGGGCCGCCATGGCGCACGGGCAAAGCGCCGCCACCGGTCAGCGTCCGACCCGCGTGACGCGCGCGAGGTAA